One genomic segment of Parus major isolate Abel chromosome 23, Parus_major1.1, whole genome shotgun sequence includes these proteins:
- the LDLRAP1 gene encoding LOW QUALITY PROTEIN: low density lipoprotein receptor adapter protein 1 (The sequence of the model RefSeq protein was modified relative to this genomic sequence to represent the inferred CDS: deleted 2 bases in 1 codon): IQPFLVSPELPENWTDTRETLLEGMLFSLKYLGMTLVEQPKGEELSAAAVKRIVATAKASGKKLQKVTLKVSPRGIVLNDSRTNELIENISIYRISYCTADKSHDKVFAYIAQNQLNENLECHAFLCTKRKMQQPRGTCWIWRVLPGPPWAAARSHHSWTTAALGPAPDNNNVLWEMDDGLDEAFSRLAQSRTNPQVLDTGLTAQDIQSAETLSPVDWNKIDPGTAEKDDLFMF; this comes from the exons ATCCAGCCCTTCCttgtgtccccagagctgcccgAGAACTGGACGGACACGCGGGAGACGCTGCTGGAGGGAATGCTCTTCAGCCTCAAGTACCTGGGCATGACCCTGGTGGAGCAGCCCAAGGGAGAGGAGCTCTCTGCAGCCGCTGTCAAAAGGATCGTGGCCACC GCAAAAGCAAGTGggaagaagctgcagaaagTGACCCTGAAAGTGTCACCCCGCGGGATCGTGCTGAACGACAGCAGGACCAACGAGCTCATCGAGAACATCTCCATTTACAG GATTTCCTACTGCACGGCAGACAAGAGCCACGACAAAGTGTTCGCCTACATCGCCCAGAACCAGCTGAATGAGAACCTGGAGTGCCACGCCTTCCTGTGCACCAAGCGCAAAATG cagcagccacggGGAACTTGCTGGATTTGGAGGGTCCTGCCAGGTCccccctgggcagcagcacgGAGTCACCACAGCTGGACAACAGCAGCTTTGGGCCCGGCCCCT GACAACAACAACGTGCTGTGG GAAATGGATGATGGTCTCGACGAGGCGTTTTCAAG GCTGGCCCAGTCCAGGACAAACCCCCAGGTCCTGGACACGGGGCTGACTGCTCAGGACATCCAGAGTGCAGAGACTCTGTCCCCTGTGGACTGGAACAAAATCGACCCCGGCACGGCAGAGAAGGACGATCTGTTCATGTTCTGA